The DNA sequence GCAGGCGCAGACTCCGGTAAGAAAAGATCTTCTCAAGTGCCGAATGTTAGCCACGGCCGTGTCGATTGTCGCGCATGCTCGAGCCTTGCCCCCGGATTGGCGAAACCGCGTCGCAGTCGCAGCCCGGGTGGTGTAGTGTAAGCGGCCCATGAACACGTTTTTCAGAGCCATTCTGGTCGCGTGCGGAACTCTCTTCGTGGCGCTGGGGTTTATCGGCATCTTCGTGCCCGGCCTCCCCACCACGCCGTTCCTGCTGCTCGCGGCTTGGTGCTACGCGCGCAGCTCCGAGCGCTTCCATCGCTGGCTGCTCAGCAATCGGTGGTTCGGCGAGTATATAAAAAACTATCAGGAAGGCCGCGGCATGCGACTGCGCGACAAGACGCTCGCGCTGCTGCTGATGTGGACCACCATGGGCTGGACAATTCTGTACATCGTCCCCGTCTGGTGGGGCAAGCTGCTGCTGCTCGCGGTCGCGCTCGGCGTTACGATACACCTGCTGAGGATCAGAACGTTACGTCCCTTGACCCAGGATCGAGACGTTGCAGGGGGAAGGTTTTCGAAAGCACTGGATTTCGACCGCGAGTGAGCCTTGTTAAAAACGGGCAGAAGCCTGCGTCAAATTTATAGCCGGCATGAGAGTCACCATTGAGCGACCCACCGTTCACAGCGACCCGCGCGGCATTGTCTTCGATCCATTGCCGGGCAACGATCTCCCCGCGCAGCGCAACGTGCACATGGTGCTGACCGAACCAGGCGCGGTGCGCGGTAATCACTATCACATGCGCGGCACGGAAGTCCTGGCCGGCGCCGGCCCGCTGCTGATTCGCCTGCGCGATGGCGAAGAGCGTATGGAACTGAATATCTACGCAGGTGAAGTCATCCGGCTCACCATTCCCGCCGGCGTCGCGCACGCGATCAAGAACGTCGGCGACAAGCCCAGCGCGATCGTGTCGTTCAGCACGGAGCCGTATGACAGCGAGAAGCCGGATGTGGTGCGGGAGGTGCTGATCGAAGCATG is a window from the Gammaproteobacteria bacterium genome containing:
- a CDS encoding YbaN family protein; protein product: MNTFFRAILVACGTLFVALGFIGIFVPGLPTTPFLLLAAWCYARSSERFHRWLLSNRWFGEYIKNYQEGRGMRLRDKTLALLLMWTTMGWTILYIVPVWWGKLLLLAVALGVTIHLLRIRTLRPLTQDRDVAGGRFSKALDFDRE